One genomic region from Pecten maximus chromosome 5, xPecMax1.1, whole genome shotgun sequence encodes:
- the LOC117328175 gene encoding synaptic vesicle glycoprotein 2C-like isoform X1 translates to MIEGDGIHSDERSHLMDTDDRGHQNLYAVTYEEAISKTGNGKFHYLVLVLCGWAVSSDAIEVLSISFVLPAAQCDLNLSSNDKGWLNSIIFVGMMLGGYGWGSLADHFGRRQILLGSLTVNGLGALSSSFCQQFWVFLLMRLISGIGVGGSIPVIFSYFTEFQPKDRRGTMISVLATFWMFGNIIAAGLAWIIVPLDIGYSSPDFTYDSWRIFVAICTFPSLSSAALFFLMPESPKFLLTVGKEEQAVAVLKKVYEVNNPKALLPFDVESIVLSSDSKTDALHRSRSNKDVKRTCGSKSVTLLLNTTFELVRAPLRRSTIIMLTVSFTISFGYYGLWMWFPELFSRVEKYGGSPCDHVKDTNSTSQDQNCTIPDNWTYQSGFLTALSNLPGNIFTIFLMDKLGRKAILVTGMLGSGVAVFFIPLIHNKIENLLLSCAFGLISTLAWNAIDVLQAELFPTGVRSTAMGLSSAASRVGAILGNLAFGELVDVHCAVPMILVSVLLVLGGLTSLKLPNTTRIDIH, encoded by the exons ATGATTGAGGGTGATGGCATACATTCTGATGAACGATCCCATCTGATGGATACTGATGATCGAGGTCATC AAAACCTGTATGCAGTAACGTATGAGGAGGCAATAAGCAAAACAG GTAATGGAAAATTCCATTATTTGGTGCTGGTGTTGTGCGGCTGGGCTGTGTCTAGTGATGCCATTGAAGTTCTCTCCATCTCGTTTGTTTTACCAGCAGCACAATGTGATCTGAACCTGTCTTCTAACGACAAGGGATGGCTCAACTCTATCATATTCGTTG gtatgatgtTAGGTGGATATGGCTGGGGTTCACTCGCAGACCACTTTGGACGTAGACAGATCTTACTTGGTTCACTGACAGTCAATGGACTTGGAGCACTTTCCTCAAGTTTCTGTCAACAGTTTTGGGTTTTCTTGTTGATGAGGCTGATCAGTGGAATAGG TGTGGGAGGAAGTATTCCTGTCATCTTCTCATACTTCACCGAGTTCCAGCCAAAAGACAGACGAGGGACGATGATCAGTGTCCTAGCTACGTTCTGGATGTTTGGTAACATCATTGCAGCAG GGCTGGCCTGGATCATTGTTCCACTAGATATTGGCTACTCCTCACCAGATTTCACTTATGACAGCTGGAGAATCTTTGTTGCAATCTGTACATTTCCAAGTCTGTCTTCAGCTGCCCTTTTCTTCCTGATGCCGGAGAGTCCCAAATTCCTGCTAACT GTTGGTAAAGAGGAGCAGGCAGTTGCTGTGCTAAAAAAGGTCTATGAGGTTAATAATCCGAAGGCTCTGCTGCCATTCGAT GTTGAATCCATTGTGTTGTCATCAGACAGCAAAACAGATGCACTCCACCGCTCCCGTAGCAACAAGGACGTCAAAAGGACATGTGGCTCAAAGTCTGTGACACTG CTGCTCAACACTACATTTGAACTAGTTCGTGCCCCCCTTCGTCGTTCCACAATCATTATGCTTACAGTTTCATTCACCATTAGTTTTGG ATACTATGGACTGTGGATGTGGTTTCCAGAGTTGTTTTCTCGTGTAGAGAAATATGGTGGATCTCCGTGTGACCATGTCAAGGATACTAATTCTACAAGTCAGGACCAGAACTGTACCATACCGGATAACTGGACGTACCAGTCCGGCTTCCTCACAGCACTGTCTAACCTGCCTGGAAACATCTTTACTATATTTCTTATGGATAAACTTGGCCGAAAAGCAATATTAG TGACTGGAATGCTGGGATCTGGTGTGGCTGTGTTCTTCATCCCTTTAATCCATAATAAGATAGAGAACCTCCTGCTCTCCTGTGCATTTGGTCTGATCTCCACGCTGGCCTGGAATGCTATCGATGTACTTCAGGCTGAGCTGTTTCCTACAGGAGTCAg ATCAACAGCCATGGGATTGTCTTCTGCAGCAAGCAGAGTGGGCGCAATCCTAGGAAATCTGGCGTTTGGGGAATTAGTGGATGTCCATTGCGCAGTACCTATGATACTGGTATCTGTACTTCTTGTCTTGGGCGGACTTACCTCTCTAAAACTGCCCAATACAACCAGAATAGACATTCATTGA
- the LOC117328175 gene encoding synaptic vesicle glycoprotein 2C-like isoform X2, giving the protein MELSVSVKNSEENLYAVTYEEAISKTGNGKFHYLVLVLCGWAVSSDAIEVLSISFVLPAAQCDLNLSSNDKGWLNSIIFVGMMLGGYGWGSLADHFGRRQILLGSLTVNGLGALSSSFCQQFWVFLLMRLISGIGVGGSIPVIFSYFTEFQPKDRRGTMISVLATFWMFGNIIAAGLAWIIVPLDIGYSSPDFTYDSWRIFVAICTFPSLSSAALFFLMPESPKFLLTVGKEEQAVAVLKKVYEVNNPKALLPFDVESIVLSSDSKTDALHRSRSNKDVKRTCGSKSVTLLLNTTFELVRAPLRRSTIIMLTVSFTISFGYYGLWMWFPELFSRVEKYGGSPCDHVKDTNSTSQDQNCTIPDNWTYQSGFLTALSNLPGNIFTIFLMDKLGRKAILVTGMLGSGVAVFFIPLIHNKIENLLLSCAFGLISTLAWNAIDVLQAELFPTGVRSTAMGLSSAASRVGAILGNLAFGELVDVHCAVPMILVSVLLVLGGLTSLKLPNTTRIDIH; this is encoded by the exons ATGGAGCTTTCTGTATCTGTGAAAAATTCTGAAG AAAACCTGTATGCAGTAACGTATGAGGAGGCAATAAGCAAAACAG GTAATGGAAAATTCCATTATTTGGTGCTGGTGTTGTGCGGCTGGGCTGTGTCTAGTGATGCCATTGAAGTTCTCTCCATCTCGTTTGTTTTACCAGCAGCACAATGTGATCTGAACCTGTCTTCTAACGACAAGGGATGGCTCAACTCTATCATATTCGTTG gtatgatgtTAGGTGGATATGGCTGGGGTTCACTCGCAGACCACTTTGGACGTAGACAGATCTTACTTGGTTCACTGACAGTCAATGGACTTGGAGCACTTTCCTCAAGTTTCTGTCAACAGTTTTGGGTTTTCTTGTTGATGAGGCTGATCAGTGGAATAGG TGTGGGAGGAAGTATTCCTGTCATCTTCTCATACTTCACCGAGTTCCAGCCAAAAGACAGACGAGGGACGATGATCAGTGTCCTAGCTACGTTCTGGATGTTTGGTAACATCATTGCAGCAG GGCTGGCCTGGATCATTGTTCCACTAGATATTGGCTACTCCTCACCAGATTTCACTTATGACAGCTGGAGAATCTTTGTTGCAATCTGTACATTTCCAAGTCTGTCTTCAGCTGCCCTTTTCTTCCTGATGCCGGAGAGTCCCAAATTCCTGCTAACT GTTGGTAAAGAGGAGCAGGCAGTTGCTGTGCTAAAAAAGGTCTATGAGGTTAATAATCCGAAGGCTCTGCTGCCATTCGAT GTTGAATCCATTGTGTTGTCATCAGACAGCAAAACAGATGCACTCCACCGCTCCCGTAGCAACAAGGACGTCAAAAGGACATGTGGCTCAAAGTCTGTGACACTG CTGCTCAACACTACATTTGAACTAGTTCGTGCCCCCCTTCGTCGTTCCACAATCATTATGCTTACAGTTTCATTCACCATTAGTTTTGG ATACTATGGACTGTGGATGTGGTTTCCAGAGTTGTTTTCTCGTGTAGAGAAATATGGTGGATCTCCGTGTGACCATGTCAAGGATACTAATTCTACAAGTCAGGACCAGAACTGTACCATACCGGATAACTGGACGTACCAGTCCGGCTTCCTCACAGCACTGTCTAACCTGCCTGGAAACATCTTTACTATATTTCTTATGGATAAACTTGGCCGAAAAGCAATATTAG TGACTGGAATGCTGGGATCTGGTGTGGCTGTGTTCTTCATCCCTTTAATCCATAATAAGATAGAGAACCTCCTGCTCTCCTGTGCATTTGGTCTGATCTCCACGCTGGCCTGGAATGCTATCGATGTACTTCAGGCTGAGCTGTTTCCTACAGGAGTCAg ATCAACAGCCATGGGATTGTCTTCTGCAGCAAGCAGAGTGGGCGCAATCCTAGGAAATCTGGCGTTTGGGGAATTAGTGGATGTCCATTGCGCAGTACCTATGATACTGGTATCTGTACTTCTTGTCTTGGGCGGACTTACCTCTCTAAAACTGCCCAATACAACCAGAATAGACATTCATTGA